In Deltaproteobacteria bacterium, the following proteins share a genomic window:
- the rsmA gene encoding ribosomal RNA small subunit methyltransferase A, with amino-acid sequence MTSLVRELKEAGIFPKKSLGQNFLIDREVAQRIVHLAPLNPEDIVVEIGPGLGVLTFPMLQRVKKVVAVELDRKMVDYLRDKGEGITSLVVVYRDALQFDFLGLAQEAGRKLKVVANLPYNISNPIIFRLLECREALTYLTLMLQQEVAQRITSPPGSRDYGPLSIFVQLYTSPKILMRVSPHAFYPQPKVESALVGFEILEHPRVEIGDMGFFQGVVRASFAQRRKTILNSLKNYPLALGSSEEIKEGLEAVGIDPRRRAETLDLVEFKRLAEALRELNQDDDSSLSRKIVGTRLT; translated from the coding sequence GTGACCTCATTGGTACGGGAACTGAAAGAGGCGGGGATCTTCCCCAAGAAGAGTCTTGGTCAAAACTTCCTCATAGATAGGGAGGTAGCCCAGAGGATAGTCCACTTGGCCCCTTTGAATCCTGAGGATATAGTGGTGGAGATAGGGCCAGGGCTGGGTGTCTTGACCTTCCCCATGCTCCAGCGGGTAAAGAAGGTGGTGGCCGTGGAATTGGACCGGAAGATGGTGGATTACCTCAGGGATAAGGGGGAAGGGATCACCTCTTTGGTCGTCGTGTATCGTGATGCCCTACAATTTGATTTCCTGGGTCTTGCCCAGGAGGCGGGCAGGAAGTTAAAGGTGGTTGCCAACCTCCCTTATAACATATCCAACCCCATCATCTTCCGGCTCTTGGAGTGCAGGGAGGCCTTGACCTACCTCACCCTTATGCTCCAGCAAGAGGTGGCGCAGAGGATCACTTCCCCCCCGGGTAGCAGGGACTATGGTCCCCTGTCGATTTTTGTCCAGCTTTATACATCCCCCAAGATACTGATGCGGGTCTCCCCTCACGCCTTTTACCCCCAGCCCAAGGTAGAATCCGCGCTGGTGGGATTTGAGATCTTGGAGCACCCCAGGGTGGAGATAGGGGATATGGGGTTCTTCCAAGGGGTGGTGCGGGCCTCCTTCGCCCAGAGGAGGAAGACCATTCTGAACTCTTTGAAAAACTACCCCTTGGCCCTGGGTTCCAGTGAGGAGATCAAGGAGGGTTTGGAGGCCGTCGGGATTGACCCCCGTCGCCGAGCGGAGACCTTGGATCTGGTAGAGTTTAAACGCCTTGCTGAGGCCCTGAGGGAGTTGAATCAAGACGATGATTCTAGCCTCAGCAGAAAGATAGTGGGAACAAGGTTGACTTGA
- the tsaD gene encoding tRNA (adenosine(37)-N6)-threonylcarbamoyltransferase complex transferase subunit TsaD yields the protein MIILAIESSCDDTGAALIEEGRRPLSNIVSSQDEVHRKYGGVVPELASRRHLENIVPVIKGALEEAHKSLDEVDAVGVTRGPGLVGSLLVGIMAAKSISYAKDIPLVGVNHLMGHLLAIFLEEEVPFPFIGMVASGGHTTLYVAEGFTAFRFLGGTRDDAAGEAFDKVAKYLGLGYPGGTIIERLARRGDPRAISFPRAYIAKDSLDFSFSGIKTAVVNYVRFHLPSDDGMADIAASFQEAVVDVLVNKIIWAAQRYKIDRAVVSGGVASNGRLRERLEQEGKEFGIRPYFPSPHLCSDNAAMIGVAGYHLLKAHRRDGLDMSALSRWPLGRE from the coding sequence ATGATTATCCTTGCCATCGAGAGTTCATGCGATGATACCGGGGCTGCCCTGATAGAGGAGGGCAGAAGGCCCCTCTCCAACATAGTCTCGTCTCAGGATGAGGTCCACAGGAAATATGGGGGTGTGGTGCCGGAGTTGGCCTCAAGACGCCACCTGGAGAACATCGTGCCAGTGATAAAGGGGGCCTTGGAAGAGGCCCATAAGTCATTGGATGAGGTTGATGCAGTAGGGGTGACTCGGGGGCCGGGCCTGGTGGGTTCCCTCTTGGTGGGGATCATGGCCGCCAAGTCCATCTCATATGCCAAGGATATCCCCTTGGTGGGGGTGAACCACCTCATGGGGCACCTTCTGGCCATCTTTTTGGAGGAAGAGGTCCCCTTCCCCTTTATCGGTATGGTGGCCTCAGGGGGGCACACCACTCTCTATGTGGCCGAGGGGTTTACTGCCTTTCGTTTTTTGGGGGGGACCAGAGACGATGCAGCCGGGGAGGCCTTTGACAAGGTGGCCAAGTATCTGGGGTTGGGGTATCCAGGCGGGACGATCATCGAAAGGTTGGCCCGCCGTGGAGATCCACGGGCCATATCCTTCCCGCGGGCTTACATCGCCAAGGATTCCCTGGACTTCAGCTTCAGTGGGATAAAGACGGCAGTGGTGAACTATGTCCGCTTCCATCTCCCTTCCGATGATGGGATGGCCGATATTGCTGCCTCCTTTCAAGAGGCTGTGGTGGATGTGCTGGTGAATAAGATTATCTGGGCAGCGCAGCGATATAAGATAGACAGGGCGGTGGTGTCCGGAGGAGTGGCCTCCAATGGCCGCCTGAGGGAGAGATTGGAGCAAGAAGGCAAAGAGTTTGGTATAAGACCGTACTTTCCTTCACCTCACCTCTGCAGTGATAATGCTGCCATGATCGGGGTAGCAGGGTATCACCTGCTCAAGGCACACAGAAGGGATGGCCTGGATATGAGCGCCCTTTCCCGCTGGCCCTTAGGGAGGGAATAG
- a CDS encoding MBL fold metallo-hydrolase, translating to MIIRQLEVGDYMVFSYIIGDEETGEALVIDPADDVQRLIDFAHQHEMEIISILNTHAHIDHTMGNAEMVRRTGAKITIHEAESYPLSHPSLDLLSLFQAEPSPAADIVVKDGDTIWVGELSLKVIHTPGHSPGSISLYLEDMIFTGDTLFVGSVGRTDLPGGSWETLEASIRHRLFTLPDDTVVLPGHNYGPAPTSIIRQEKLTNPYLRL from the coding sequence ATGATCATCAGACAACTTGAGGTGGGGGACTACATGGTCTTCAGTTACATCATCGGGGATGAGGAGACAGGGGAGGCCCTGGTCATCGATCCCGCAGACGACGTCCAGAGGTTAATCGACTTCGCCCATCAGCACGAGATGGAGATCATCTCTATCCTTAACACCCACGCCCATATAGACCACACCATGGGGAATGCGGAGATGGTGCGGCGCACTGGAGCCAAGATCACCATCCATGAAGCCGAAAGTTACCCCTTGAGCCACCCTTCACTCGACCTCCTCTCCCTCTTTCAGGCAGAGCCCTCCCCCGCAGCGGACATTGTGGTGAAGGATGGCGACACCATCTGGGTGGGGGAGTTGAGTCTGAAGGTTATCCACACCCCCGGGCATTCCCCGGGCAGTATCTCCCTCTATCTGGAGGATATGATCTTCACCGGTGACACCCTCTTTGTGGGCTCTGTAGGCAGGACCGATCTCCCAGGAGGATCATGGGAGACCTTGGAGGCCTCCATCCGCCATCGGCTCTTCACCCTCCCCGATGACACCGTGGTGCTGCCAGGTCACAATTATGGCCCTGCCCCTACCTCCATCATCCGCCAGGAAAAGCTCACTAACCCCTACCTGAGGTTATAA